Proteins from a single region of Punica granatum isolate Tunisia-2019 chromosome 8, ASM765513v2, whole genome shotgun sequence:
- the LOC116188040 gene encoding LIM domain-containing protein WLIM2b-like, with protein sequence MSFIGTQVKCKACEKTVYPVEQISADGVAYHKSCFKCSHCKGTLKLSSYSSMEGVLYCKPHFEQLFKETGNFSKNFQSPAKSAEKLTPELTRLPGKAASMFSGTQDKCATCGKTAYPLEKVTVESQTYHKSCFKCSHGGCPITPSNYAALEGILYCKHHFSQLFKEKGSYNHLIKSASMKRTAAAAAAAADTPES encoded by the exons ATGTCTTTCATCGGTACCCAGGTGAAGTGCAAGGCTTGCGAGAAGACTGTATATCCCGTGGAGCAGATATCGGCCGATGGGGTCGCTTATCATAAGTCCTGCTTCAAGTGTAGTCATTGTAAGGGGACTTTGAAG TTGAGTAGCTATTCCTCAATGGAGGGTGTCCTCTACTGTAAGCCTCACTTTGAACAGCTCTTTAAGGAGACTGGCAATTTCAGCAAGAACTTTCAGTCGC CTGCAAAGTCAGCTGAGAAGCTTACTCCAGAGCTG ACGAGGTTGCCTGGCAAGGCTGCAAGCATGTTCTCCGGTACACAAGATAAATGTGCAACCTGCGGCAAGACCGCCTACCCTCTTGAGAAG GTAACAGTGGAGAGTCAGACCTATCACAAATCGTGTTTCAAGTGCTCCCATGGAGGCTGCCCGATAACTCCCTCGAACTATGCTGCCCTCGAGGGCATCCTGTACTGCAAGCACCACTTCTCGCAGCTTTTCAAGGAGAAGGGCAGCTACAACCACCTCATTAAATCCGCCTCGATGAAGCGTACAGccgcagcagcagcagcagcagcagacacTCCCGAATCTTAA
- the LOC116188037 gene encoding uncharacterized protein At2g39910 isoform X4, producing the protein MADSSSLSALRDRLARSSEAILESLSRASYTPPPQASDFCVKSALEALLSRGAAIESSAIAEDKLLTSIKDFALACALLSASESSTHDLLSWIPPTLSSTANSALGDLASAYVVCFGERNVKSLGELGVNIGIVSEVKRLVIELMPLVLSSLKDTIKESSIDTSDDADGVSAASARVPVGHAIVAAFQFRWFVTQVDYPNLGKLCNLVIPCALTALDHWSPAVKGQGMISFIHLARNVNAAELSWYEDVILDACCHNIASDDEIWCHVVEMSVLLVTFTQKSNPRSPCHLERQPRSKERRVAWLKSIEPLLKGVLERAHTIVKLTWIRNTPYVERLVDELTVLYKEAALRRAREEIRIRVIQLLILLQQCKGSQFKAAWEKHRNDPNLVTLASSLSGTPELVAVQ; encoded by the exons ATGGCGGACTCGAGCTCGCTCTCAGCTCTCCGTGATCGTCTTGCTCG GTCATCGGAGGCGATTCTGGAGTCTCTTTCCCGAGCAAGCTACACGCCGCCACCGCAAGCCTCGGACTTCTGCGTGAAATCCGCACTCGAAGCTCTTCTCTCGCGCGGAGCCGCCATTGAGTCCTCTGCCATCGCCGAGGACAAGCTCCTCACCTCAATCAAGGACTTCGCTCTTGCCTGCGCCCTGTTATCGGCCTCGGAGTCCTCGACTCACGATTTGCTTTCCTGGATTCCCCCAACTCTATCGTCGACCGCAAACTCCGCTCTTGGTGACCTCGCAAGTGCTTACGTTGTGTGTTTCGGCGAGAGAAATGTGAAGAGCTTGGGCGAATTGGGTGTGAATATTGGAATTGTATCTGAAGTGAAGAGGTTGGTGATTGAGCTGATGCCTCTGGTCCTATCATCACTAAAAGACACCATTAAGGAGAGCTCCATTGATACTTCTGATGATGCCGACGGTGTGTCGGCCGCATCAGCTAGAGTCCCTGTCGGTCACGCCATTGTCGCGGCTTTTCAGTTCCGGTGGTTTGTTACTCAG GTTGATTATCCCAATTTAGGAAAATTATGTAACTTGGTGATTCCTTGTGCGCTCACAGCGCTTGATCACTGGTCACCTGCTGTCAAA GGCCAGGGCATGATTAGCTTTATCCACCTTGCAAGAAATGTGAATGCTGCAGAGCTCAGTTGGTATGAGGATGTGATTCTCGATGCATGCTGCCATAATATTGCTTCCGACGATGAAATATGGTGCCATGTGGTCGAGATGTCGGTGCTCCTTGTGACCTTTACACAGAAGAGCAATCCACGAAGCCCCTG CCATTTGGAGCGGCAACCGAGGAGTAAGGAGCGTCGCGTCGCTTGGCTTAAGTCTATCGAACCATTGCTGAAAGGT GTTCTTGAAAGGGCCCATACTATAGTAAAGCTAACATGGATTAGGAACACACCATATGTTGAAAG ATTGGTGGACGAGCTCACTGTTTTGTACAAGGAGGCGGCGTTGAGAAGAGCCCGAGAAGAAATCAGGATTCGGGTCATTCAATTGCTGATTTTGCTTCAACA GTGTAAAGGAAGTCAGTTCAAAGCAGCCTGGGAGAAGCACAGGAATGACCCGAACTTAGTTACTCTTGCTTCATCTTTGAGCGGGACACCTGAACTCGTG GCTGTCCAGTGA
- the LOC116188037 gene encoding uncharacterized protein At2g39910 isoform X3 → MADSSSLSALRDRLARSSEAILESLSRASYTPPPQASDFCVKSALEALLSRGAAIESSAIAEDKLLTSIKDFALACALLSASESSTHDLLSWIPPTLSSTANSALGDLASAYVVCFGERNVKSLGELGVNIGIVSEVKRLVIELMPLVLSSLKDTIKESSIDTSDDADGVSAASARVPVGHAIVAAFQFRWFVTQVDYPNLGKLCNLVIPCALTALDHWSPAVKGQGMISFIHLARNVNAAELSWYEDVILDACCHNIASDDEIWCHVVEMSVLLVTFTQKSNPRSPWFEKILCEMLSHLERQPRSKERRVAWLKSIEPLLKGVLERAHTIVKLTWIRNTPYVERLVDELTVLYKEAALRRAREEIRIRVIQLLILLQQCKGSQFKAAWEKHRNDPNLVTLASSLSGTPELVAVQ, encoded by the exons ATGGCGGACTCGAGCTCGCTCTCAGCTCTCCGTGATCGTCTTGCTCG GTCATCGGAGGCGATTCTGGAGTCTCTTTCCCGAGCAAGCTACACGCCGCCACCGCAAGCCTCGGACTTCTGCGTGAAATCCGCACTCGAAGCTCTTCTCTCGCGCGGAGCCGCCATTGAGTCCTCTGCCATCGCCGAGGACAAGCTCCTCACCTCAATCAAGGACTTCGCTCTTGCCTGCGCCCTGTTATCGGCCTCGGAGTCCTCGACTCACGATTTGCTTTCCTGGATTCCCCCAACTCTATCGTCGACCGCAAACTCCGCTCTTGGTGACCTCGCAAGTGCTTACGTTGTGTGTTTCGGCGAGAGAAATGTGAAGAGCTTGGGCGAATTGGGTGTGAATATTGGAATTGTATCTGAAGTGAAGAGGTTGGTGATTGAGCTGATGCCTCTGGTCCTATCATCACTAAAAGACACCATTAAGGAGAGCTCCATTGATACTTCTGATGATGCCGACGGTGTGTCGGCCGCATCAGCTAGAGTCCCTGTCGGTCACGCCATTGTCGCGGCTTTTCAGTTCCGGTGGTTTGTTACTCAG GTTGATTATCCCAATTTAGGAAAATTATGTAACTTGGTGATTCCTTGTGCGCTCACAGCGCTTGATCACTGGTCACCTGCTGTCAAA GGCCAGGGCATGATTAGCTTTATCCACCTTGCAAGAAATGTGAATGCTGCAGAGCTCAGTTGGTATGAGGATGTGATTCTCGATGCATGCTGCCATAATATTGCTTCCGACGATGAAATATGGTGCCATGTGGTCGAGATGTCGGTGCTCCTTGTGACCTTTACACAGAAGAGCAATCCACGAAGCCCCTG GTTTGAGAAAATACTATGCGAGATGTTAAGCCATTTGGAGCGGCAACCGAGGAGTAAGGAGCGTCGCGTCGCTTGGCTTAAGTCTATCGAACCATTGCTGAAAGGT GTTCTTGAAAGGGCCCATACTATAGTAAAGCTAACATGGATTAGGAACACACCATATGTTGAAAG ATTGGTGGACGAGCTCACTGTTTTGTACAAGGAGGCGGCGTTGAGAAGAGCCCGAGAAGAAATCAGGATTCGGGTCATTCAATTGCTGATTTTGCTTCAACA GTGTAAAGGAAGTCAGTTCAAAGCAGCCTGGGAGAAGCACAGGAATGACCCGAACTTAGTTACTCTTGCTTCATCTTTGAGCGGGACACCTGAACTCGTG GCTGTCCAGTGA
- the LOC116188037 gene encoding uncharacterized protein At2g39910 isoform X2, with amino-acid sequence MADSSSLSALRDRLARSSEAILESLSRASYTPPPQASDFCVKSALEALLSRGAAIESSAIAEDKLLTSIKDFALACALLSASESSTHDLLSWIPPTLSSTANSALGDLASAYVVCFGERNVKSLGELGVNIGIVSEVKRLVIELMPLVLSSLKDTIKESSIDTSDDADGVSAASARVPVGHAIVAAFQFRWFVTQVDYPNLGKLCNLVIPCALTALDHWSPAVKGQGMISFIHLARNVNAAELSWYEDVILDACCHNIASDDEIWCHVVEMSVLLVTFTQKSNPRSPCHLERQPRSKERRVAWLKSIEPLLKGVGLVLLAHFRRIFPLIFRWMHADDDETVLLVLERAHTIVKLTWIRNTPYVERLVDELTVLYKEAALRRAREEIRIRVIQLLILLQQCKGSQFKAAWEKHRNDPNLVTLASSLSGTPELVAVQ; translated from the exons ATGGCGGACTCGAGCTCGCTCTCAGCTCTCCGTGATCGTCTTGCTCG GTCATCGGAGGCGATTCTGGAGTCTCTTTCCCGAGCAAGCTACACGCCGCCACCGCAAGCCTCGGACTTCTGCGTGAAATCCGCACTCGAAGCTCTTCTCTCGCGCGGAGCCGCCATTGAGTCCTCTGCCATCGCCGAGGACAAGCTCCTCACCTCAATCAAGGACTTCGCTCTTGCCTGCGCCCTGTTATCGGCCTCGGAGTCCTCGACTCACGATTTGCTTTCCTGGATTCCCCCAACTCTATCGTCGACCGCAAACTCCGCTCTTGGTGACCTCGCAAGTGCTTACGTTGTGTGTTTCGGCGAGAGAAATGTGAAGAGCTTGGGCGAATTGGGTGTGAATATTGGAATTGTATCTGAAGTGAAGAGGTTGGTGATTGAGCTGATGCCTCTGGTCCTATCATCACTAAAAGACACCATTAAGGAGAGCTCCATTGATACTTCTGATGATGCCGACGGTGTGTCGGCCGCATCAGCTAGAGTCCCTGTCGGTCACGCCATTGTCGCGGCTTTTCAGTTCCGGTGGTTTGTTACTCAG GTTGATTATCCCAATTTAGGAAAATTATGTAACTTGGTGATTCCTTGTGCGCTCACAGCGCTTGATCACTGGTCACCTGCTGTCAAA GGCCAGGGCATGATTAGCTTTATCCACCTTGCAAGAAATGTGAATGCTGCAGAGCTCAGTTGGTATGAGGATGTGATTCTCGATGCATGCTGCCATAATATTGCTTCCGACGATGAAATATGGTGCCATGTGGTCGAGATGTCGGTGCTCCTTGTGACCTTTACACAGAAGAGCAATCCACGAAGCCCCTG CCATTTGGAGCGGCAACCGAGGAGTAAGGAGCGTCGCGTCGCTTGGCTTAAGTCTATCGAACCATTGCTGAAAGGTGTAGGTCTTGTGTTACTAGCTCATTTTAGACGCATCTTTCCGCTTATCTTTCGGTGGATGCatgctgatgatgatgaaacCGTTCTGCTG GTTCTTGAAAGGGCCCATACTATAGTAAAGCTAACATGGATTAGGAACACACCATATGTTGAAAG ATTGGTGGACGAGCTCACTGTTTTGTACAAGGAGGCGGCGTTGAGAAGAGCCCGAGAAGAAATCAGGATTCGGGTCATTCAATTGCTGATTTTGCTTCAACA GTGTAAAGGAAGTCAGTTCAAAGCAGCCTGGGAGAAGCACAGGAATGACCCGAACTTAGTTACTCTTGCTTCATCTTTGAGCGGGACACCTGAACTCGTG GCTGTCCAGTGA
- the LOC116187170 gene encoding uncharacterized acetyltransferase At3g50280-like, protein MVKEMACTSSSEASVTVVSKCTVFPDRKSTLEDLKLSVSDLPMLSCHYIQKGCLFTSPPNDVPSEALVSLLKRGLSQALALFPPLAGRLMTDPDGHVHISCNDAGVLFLHASASDLAICDVLGPVHVPECIKGFFALDRTVSYCGHFEPIMAVQVTELKDGIFIGCTVNHAVIDGTSFWNFFNTFAEVCRAGSRRVSRVPDFGRDSVLISSAVLKVPEGGPKVTFDEYAPLAERIFSFSREAILELKAKVNGNHNQKRLLEANAVEVMGKQLHDPHVTVNGKVTSILDNLNFFRGGVSKRSAAADQGRGSHAAVEISSFQSLCALLWKCVTRARKLPASKTTTFRMAVNCRHRLEPALDTHYFGNAIQSIPTYAPAGNVLARDLRWCAEQLNKNVLAHDDWKVRRGVEDWERDPRCFPLGNFDGASITMGSSPRFPMFDNDFGWGRPMAVRSGRANKFDGKFSAFPGREGSGSVDIEVVLSPETMAAIEADPELMQYVSS, encoded by the exons ATGGTGAAGGAAATGGCCTGCACTTCCTCTTCCGAGGCCTCCGTGACCGTCGTCTCGAAATGTACGGTCTTCCCGGACCGGAAATCAACCCTCGAAGACCTCAAGCTCTCCGTCTCCGACCTCCCCATGCTGTCCTGCCACTACATCCAGAAGGGCTGCCTCTTCACCAGTCCCCCGAATGATGTCCCCTCCGAGGCCCTCGTCAGTCTCCTCAAGCGCGGACTCTCCCAGGCCCTGGCCCTGTTCCCTCCCCTCGCTGGCCGCCTCATGACCGACCCGGATGGCCACGTGCACATCTCGTGCAATGATGCTGGGGTCCTCTTCCTCCATGCTTCGGCAAGCGACTTGGCAATCTGTGATGTCCTAGGCCCGGTCCACGTGCCGGAATGCATCAAGGGTTTCTTTGCGCTTGACCGGACGGTCAGCTACTGCGGCCATTTTGAACCCATCATGGCTGTTCAG GTGACGGAGCTGAAGGACGGGATATTCATTGGGTGCACGGTGAACCACGCCGTGATTGATGGCACGTCGTTCTGGAACTTCTTCAACACGTTCGCGGAGGTCTGCAGGGCCGGGTCTCGCCGGGTCTCCCGGGTCCCAGACTTCGGCCGCGACTCAGTGCTCATATCTTCTGCTGTTCTAAAGGTGCCTGAGGGCGGGCCCAAGGTCACATTCGACGAGTACGCGCCGCTTGCGGAGAGGATCTTCAGCTTCAGCCGGGAGGCCATTCTCGAGCTCAAGGCCAAAGTTAACGGCAACCATAACCAGAAAAGGCTGTTGGAGGCTAACGCCGTTGAGGTCATGGGGAAGCAACTCCACGATCCGCACGTGACAGTCAACGGCAAGGTGACGTCGATATTGGACAACTTGAACTTCTTCAGGGGCGGCGTTTCAAAACGGTCAGCAGCAGCTGACCAGGGACGTGGCTCGCACGCGGCCGTGGAGATCTCGTCGTTCCAATCCCTCTGCGCGCTCCTGTGGAAGTGCGTGACACGCGCGAGGAAGCTACCGGCTTCCAAAACGACCACGTTTAGGATGGCCGTGAACTGCCGCCACCGGCTTGAACCGGCATTGGACACCCACTACTTCGGCAACGCGATACAGAGCATCCCGACATACGCACCTGCCGGCAATGTCCTCGCCCGTGATCTTCGCTGGTGCGCCGAGCAGCTAAACAAGAACGTATTGGCCCATGATGATTGGAAGGTGCGACGCGGTGTGGAGGACTGGGAGCGGGACCCAAGGTGCTTCCCTCTGGGCAATTTCGACGGGGCATCGATTACAATGGGGAGCTCGCCGAGGTTCCCGATGTTTGACAACGACTTTGGATGGGGGCGCCCGATGGCTGTGAGGAGCGGACGTGCGAACAAGTTTGACGGGAAGTTCTCAGCCTTCCCAGGGAGAGAAGGCAGCGGGAGTGTAGATATTGAGGTAGTGCTGTCCCCGGAGACGATGGCGGCGATCGAGGCGGACCCGGAGCTCATGCAATATGTGTCGAGCTAG
- the LOC116188033 gene encoding coronatine-insensitive protein 1-like: protein MEERNARRRTPTPAAMPDEVLSCVMPYIDDPRDRAAASLVSRRWHDLDAATRKHLKVALCYAVSPDRLSRRFRHLESLKLKGKPRAAMFNLIPEDWGGFASPWIREIARSFDCLKSLHFRRMIVSDSDLELLARSRGRALHSLKLDKCSGLSTDGLLHIASSCRNLRTLFLEESSIVEEDGEWLHSLALNNTVLETLNFYGTDLVKFIVEDLKGILTRCKSLVSLKISDCDVINLAGFLQAAPALEEFAGGSFDDVSEDVLGEQRDKYAEVSFPPRLCRLGLTFLGNNHLHMLFPYAAMLKKLDLLYAMLDTEDHCFLIQKCPNLEVLEARNVIGDKGLEVLAQSCKRLKRLRIERGADEGLEFEEGVVSQTGLMALAQGCQELEYLAVYVCDITNQALEYIGTYSKNLCDFRLVLLDREARVTDMPLDNGVKVLLRGCEKLRRFALYLRHGGLTDLGMSYIGQYSPRIRWMLLGCVGESDWGLLAFAKGCPSLQKLEMRDCCFSEKALAQAAKQLTSLRYLWVQGYKASKTGRDLLRMARPYWNIELIRTRRFRADNSPRFPRVHEEPSHVLAYSSLEGPRTDFPDSVVPVDLNMLLPCTYRLPVL from the exons ATGGAGGAGCGTAACGCGAGGAGGCGGACGCCGACTCCGGCGGCGATGCCGGACGAGGTGCTGAGCTGCGTCATGCCGTACATCGATGACCCCAGGGACCGGGCTGCCGCCTCCCTGGTGAGCCGCCGGTGGCACGACCTGGACGCCGCGACGCGTAAGCACCTGAAGGTCGCACTTTGCTATGCCGTGAGCCCCGATCGGCTGAGCAGGAGGTTCAGGCACCTCGAGTCCCTGAAGCTGAAGGGGAAGCCAAGGGCTGCGATGTTCAATCTGATACCGGAGGACTGGGGGGGCTTCGCGAGCCCGTGGATCAGGGAGATTGCCCGATCCTTCGATTGCTTGAAGAGCCTCCACTTCCGCCGGATGATCGTGAGCGACTCGGATCTGGAGCTCCTTGCGAGGTCCCGAGGCCGTGCTCTGCACTCTCTCAAGCTCGATAAATGCTCCGGGTTGTCTACCGATGGTCTTTTACACATCGCGAGCTCGTGCAG GAACCTAAGAACATTGTTCTTGGAGGAGAGTTCGATAGTCGAGGAAGATGGTGAATGGCTCCACAGCCTTGCTCTGAATAACACAGTTCTCGAGACCCTCAACTTTTACGGGACCGATCTTGTGAAATTTATTGTTGAGGACCTCAAGGGCATCCTCACAAGATGTAAATCCTTGGTCTCACTTAAGATAAGTGATTGCGATGTCATAAACCTTGCTGGTTTCCTACAAGCTGCACCTGCCTTGGAAGAGTTTGCTGGTGGTTCTTTCGATGATGTTAGCGAGGATGTTCTTGGTGAGCAACGAGACAAGTATGCTGAAGTGTCGTTTCCCCCGAGATTATGCCGTCTGGGACTGACATTCTTGGGGAATAATCATCTTCATATGCTATTCCCTTATGCTGCGATGCTTAAAAAGTTGGATCTGCTCTATGCAATGCTCGATACAGAGGATCACTGCTTTTTGATACAGAAGTGTCCGAACTTGGAAGTTCTTGAG GCGAGGAATGTGATCGGGGACAAAGGGTTAGAGGTTCTTGCTCAAAGTTGTAAGAGACTAAAGAGATTGAGGATTGAAAGAGGGGCTGATGAAGGTTTGGAGTTCGAAGAAGGTGTAGTTTCGCAAACTGGGCTGATGGCTTTAGCTCAGGGCTGCCAAGAACTGGAATACCTCGCAGTCTATGTCTGCGACATCACGAACCAGGCTCTTGAGTACATCGGTACTTACTCGAAGAACCTCTGTGACTTTCGCCTAGTTTTGCTCGACAGGGAGGCAAGAGTCACGGACATGCCACTTGATAATGGGGTTAAGGTCTTGCTAAGAGGCTGCGAGAAGCTCAGGAGGTTCGCGCTATACCTCCGACATGGGGGATTAACCGATTTGGGAATGAGCTACATTGGGCAGTACAGTCCAAGGATAAGATGGATGCTTCTGGGATGTGTAGGCGAGTCCGACTGGGGCTTGTTGGCGTTCGCCAAGGGCTGCCCAAGCTTGCAGAAGCTGGAGATGAGAGACTGTTGCTTCAGCGAGAAAGCACTCGCCCAAGCTGCAAAGCAGCTGACTTCTCTAAGGTACCTCTGGGTTCAGGGCTACAAAGCATCTAAGACCGGTCGGGATCTCCTGAGAATGGCACGACCTTATTGGAACATCGAGCTAATCCGTACTAGGAGGTTCAGGGCCGACAATTCTCCCAGGTTCCCTCGAGTTCACGAGGAGCCCTCCCATGTTCTCGCTTACTCTTCTCTTGAAGGACCAAGAACGGACTTTCCGGATTCTGTCGTTCCGGTGGACCTGAACATGTTACTTCCCTGTACATATCGTCTTCCAGTTCTGTAG
- the LOC116188039 gene encoding glucan endo-1,3-beta-glucosidase: protein MPPALHLSAILPFTLFFLLHVGPSTSTTIGITYSSPTAAANAAATTAPPPPDRIAATIRDLKIPAVRLPDPTPPAVRAFLYSNTSLLLSIPNVLVPSLAANRSAATAGFFRSSSTPPTRPSLAISVGNNVLESQPDAIDFILPAVRNINSALRDLGIHHISVSTTFSFISIMTGAFPPSSATFEEPVAEALIHPLLDFLKETNSSFMVNIYPYNLYRLRCETPLGFALFQKEPFMYRDDLTTGARYWNIFDMMVDSLVAAMAVAGHEDVPIIVTETGWPSSSLDRTEIDANEDYAQMYIRGLILHLRSGIGTPLRREGVAEAYVYELVDKELKPAGTAGQGAGRNWGILYPNLTRKYEYKFEFSCADRLGIFNSVLVGILLMIAILFWVLWYIPSYRD from the coding sequence ATGCCACCGGCGTTGCATCTCTCAGCCATTCTCCCCTTcactctcttcttcctcctccatgTGGGCCCCTCCACCTCCACCACCATCGGCATCACCTACTCATCCCCCACTGCCGCTGCCAACGCCGCCGCCACCACCGCTCCCCCACCCCCGGACCGAATTGCGGCCACGATACGCGACCTCAAGATCCCTGCCGTCCGCCTCCCCGACCCTACCCCGCCGGCCGTTCGAGCCTTCCTCTACTCCAACAcctccctcctcctctccaTCCCCAACGTGCTCGTCCCCTCTCTCGCGGCTAACCGCTCGGCCGCCACCGCCGGCTTCTTCCGCTCGTCATCCACTCCACCCACACGACCATCTCTCGCCATCTCGGTCGGCAATAACGTACTTGAGTCCCAGCCCGATGCGATCGACTTCATCCTGCCCGCGGTTCGGAACATCAACTCCGCCCTCCGGGACCTCGGTATCCACCACATCTCTGTCTCTACCACGTTCTCCTTCATCAGCATCATGACTGGAGCATTCCCACCGTCCTCGGCGACCTTCGAGGAGCCGGTTGCAGAGGCCCTGATCCACCCCCTGCTCGATTTCTTGAAGGAAACCAACTCATCTTTCATGGTGAACATCTACCCCTACAACCTCTACCGCCTCAGGTGCGAAACCCCGCTTGGGTTCGCACTCTTCCAGAAGGAGCCGTTCATGTACAGGGACGACCTCACCACGGGGGCCCGATACTGGAACATATTTGATATGATGGTGGACTCTTTGGTGGCGGCCATGGCTGTAGCTGGCCACGAGGATGTGCCCATCATCGTGACTGAGACCGGGTGGCCCAGCTCCAGCCTCGACAGGACCGAGATCGACGCCAATGAGGACTATGCCCAGATGTACATCAGGGGCTTGATCTTGCACCTGAGGTCCGGTATAGGGACCCCGCTCAGGAGAGAAGGGGTTGCCGAGGCCTACGTCTACGAGCTGGTGGACAAGGAACTGAAGCCCGCAGGAACTGCAGGTCAGGGCGCAGGACGGAACTGGGGGATCCTCTACCCGAACCTGACAAGGAAGTACGAGTACAAGTTCGAGTTCTCGTGTGCGGACAGGCTCGGCATATTCAACAGCGTGCTGGTGGGCATACTGCTGATGATTGCTATTCTGTTTTGGGTGCTCTGGTACATCCCTTCGTACCGTGATTGA
- the LOC116188037 gene encoding uncharacterized protein At2g39910 isoform X1 — MADSSSLSALRDRLARSSEAILESLSRASYTPPPQASDFCVKSALEALLSRGAAIESSAIAEDKLLTSIKDFALACALLSASESSTHDLLSWIPPTLSSTANSALGDLASAYVVCFGERNVKSLGELGVNIGIVSEVKRLVIELMPLVLSSLKDTIKESSIDTSDDADGVSAASARVPVGHAIVAAFQFRWFVTQVDYPNLGKLCNLVIPCALTALDHWSPAVKGQGMISFIHLARNVNAAELSWYEDVILDACCHNIASDDEIWCHVVEMSVLLVTFTQKSNPRSPWFEKILCEMLSHLERQPRSKERRVAWLKSIEPLLKGVGLVLLAHFRRIFPLIFRWMHADDDETVLLVLERAHTIVKLTWIRNTPYVERLVDELTVLYKEAALRRAREEIRIRVIQLLILLQQCKGSQFKAAWEKHRNDPNLVTLASSLSGTPELVAVQ, encoded by the exons ATGGCGGACTCGAGCTCGCTCTCAGCTCTCCGTGATCGTCTTGCTCG GTCATCGGAGGCGATTCTGGAGTCTCTTTCCCGAGCAAGCTACACGCCGCCACCGCAAGCCTCGGACTTCTGCGTGAAATCCGCACTCGAAGCTCTTCTCTCGCGCGGAGCCGCCATTGAGTCCTCTGCCATCGCCGAGGACAAGCTCCTCACCTCAATCAAGGACTTCGCTCTTGCCTGCGCCCTGTTATCGGCCTCGGAGTCCTCGACTCACGATTTGCTTTCCTGGATTCCCCCAACTCTATCGTCGACCGCAAACTCCGCTCTTGGTGACCTCGCAAGTGCTTACGTTGTGTGTTTCGGCGAGAGAAATGTGAAGAGCTTGGGCGAATTGGGTGTGAATATTGGAATTGTATCTGAAGTGAAGAGGTTGGTGATTGAGCTGATGCCTCTGGTCCTATCATCACTAAAAGACACCATTAAGGAGAGCTCCATTGATACTTCTGATGATGCCGACGGTGTGTCGGCCGCATCAGCTAGAGTCCCTGTCGGTCACGCCATTGTCGCGGCTTTTCAGTTCCGGTGGTTTGTTACTCAG GTTGATTATCCCAATTTAGGAAAATTATGTAACTTGGTGATTCCTTGTGCGCTCACAGCGCTTGATCACTGGTCACCTGCTGTCAAA GGCCAGGGCATGATTAGCTTTATCCACCTTGCAAGAAATGTGAATGCTGCAGAGCTCAGTTGGTATGAGGATGTGATTCTCGATGCATGCTGCCATAATATTGCTTCCGACGATGAAATATGGTGCCATGTGGTCGAGATGTCGGTGCTCCTTGTGACCTTTACACAGAAGAGCAATCCACGAAGCCCCTG GTTTGAGAAAATACTATGCGAGATGTTAAGCCATTTGGAGCGGCAACCGAGGAGTAAGGAGCGTCGCGTCGCTTGGCTTAAGTCTATCGAACCATTGCTGAAAGGTGTAGGTCTTGTGTTACTAGCTCATTTTAGACGCATCTTTCCGCTTATCTTTCGGTGGATGCatgctgatgatgatgaaacCGTTCTGCTG GTTCTTGAAAGGGCCCATACTATAGTAAAGCTAACATGGATTAGGAACACACCATATGTTGAAAG ATTGGTGGACGAGCTCACTGTTTTGTACAAGGAGGCGGCGTTGAGAAGAGCCCGAGAAGAAATCAGGATTCGGGTCATTCAATTGCTGATTTTGCTTCAACA GTGTAAAGGAAGTCAGTTCAAAGCAGCCTGGGAGAAGCACAGGAATGACCCGAACTTAGTTACTCTTGCTTCATCTTTGAGCGGGACACCTGAACTCGTG GCTGTCCAGTGA